One Mycolicibacterium sp. TUM20985 genomic window, CCCGTGTCATGTCGAATCGGGAAACCCCTCGTGTCCAGATGGCCGCGCTCACAGCCGCCGGGATTATGGTGTCCGAATGGCGGTGAAGTGGCTCGACGCTCCCCAAGGCCACGACTACACTGCCGCAGCCGAGTATCTCAGCCTGATCAGTGAGGCCGACGCGATCGATCCGACGGTCGCGGCGCTCGAATCGGCCGACACCGCCCTGCGCAAGGCCAAGGACATCCTGCGGGCGGCGGGCCTGGTACTCCTGCCGGAGACCAACCCGCGCGTCAAGGCTGACCTGGCGAAGATCGCTGCGGGGCACAAGCTTTCGCCCATCCTATTGGTGCGGGGTAGGGTGCTCGACGGCGTCGCGCTGCAGATCGCCGATGGCTACCACCGCGTCTGCGCGAGCTACCTCACCGACGAGAACACCCCCATTCCATGCCGTTTGGTGTCATGGCGGATACCGGACTGAGATGACGGCATTCGGGTTCGGCACGCTCGCGCTGCTCGTCGTGGGCGGTCTGGTCGGCCCCCTGTTGGCCGCCGTGCCACGGCTGCGGGTGCCGGCGGTCATCGGCGAGCTGCTGATGGGAATCATGTTGGGAAAGACCGGCTTCGGCGTCATCGACCACGCCGAGCCGACTTTCGAGCTGCTGGCGAACATCGGTTTCGCCCTGGTGATGTTCGTCGTCGGCACGCACGTCCCCGTCCGCGATCGCCAGATGTGGACGGCGGCACCGGCGGCGGCAGTGCGGGCCGTTCTGGTCGGCGCGGTCGCGGCCGGACTCGGGGTGGGGCTGGCGACGTTCTTCGGCACGGGACATGCCGCGCTGTACGGGGTGCTGATGGCGTCGTCCTCGGCGGCACTCGCCCTGCCCATCATCGACGGCCTGCAGTTGACGGGACCACCGGTGCTGTCGGTCACCGCGCAGATCGCCATCGCCGACACGGCGTGCATCGTGTTGCTGCCCTTGGTCATCGACCCGTCGCAGGCGCCCCGGGCCGCACTCGGTGCGCTCGCGATCGCCGTGTGCGCGTTCGTGTTGTACCTGGTGCTGCGCTGGGCCAACGGCAAGGGGCTCCGCAAACGGCTACACCGGTACTCCGAGAAGCGGAAGCTCGCCCTCGAATTGCGGTTCAGCCTAGCCATGCTGTTCGGCCTCGCCGCGCTGGCCATCGGCACGCACGTCTCGATCATGCTGGCGGGCTTCGCCTTGGGTCTAGTGGTCGCCGCGATCGGTGAGCCCCGACGCCTGGCCCGCCAGTTGTTCGGTGTCACCGAAGGATTCTTCGGACCGCTCTTCTTCATCTGGCTGGGTGCCTCGCTGCAAGTCCGCGATCTGGGGGCGCACCCGGAGTTCATCGCGCTGGGTGCCGCACTCGGGGCGGGTGCCATCCTCGCCCATGCGATCGGCAGGCTCTTCAAGCAGCCGTGGACGTTCGCCATCTTCTCGGCGGCCCAACTCGGCGTTCCCGTGGCGGCGGCGACGGTGGGAACCGAACAGCACCTGTTGGTCCCCGGCGAACCGGCGGCGCTGATGCTTGGAGCCATCGTCACCATCGCCGCGACGTCGGCCACGGGTGCGTTGGCCGGGCGGGCGGCGAAGCCCGTGCACGCCTAACCAGGTGACGCGTCGGCCCGGAAGGCATTGGGACTCAACCCGTATCGGCGCTTGAAGGCGCTGCTCAGCGCGAACGGCGTGCCATAGCCGACCTGGCGCGCCACCGAGCCGATGGTGTCCTCGCTCGCGCGCAGCAGATCCGCGGCCAGGGCAAGCCGCCAGCCGGTCAGGAAACTGATCGGTGGCTCGCCGACCTGCTCGGTGAACCTGCGCGCGAATAGTGCTCGTGAACTACCCACGGCCGCTGCGAGATTGGCCACCGTCCACGGGTGTTCGGGATTGTTGTAGACGAGGCGAAGCGCTGGGCCGACGAGAGGATCTCGCTCGGCGTGCCACCAGGTCGGGGCCTGTTCGTCGGAGTCGAACCAGGTTCGCAACACGTCCATCAGCAACAGGTCCAGGAGCCGGTCGAGATAGGCCGCCTGACCAGGTCCGTCGCGGACCGCCTCGTCGGCCAGCAGGTCCACCAACGGTGTCCGCCACGTCTCACCGCGCACCACCAGCACCGTCGGAAGTGCTTCGAGCAGGCGCGAACTCACCTCGCTTCGACCTTCATAGGCACAGATGACGGCGCGATCGGCGCCGGATGCGGTGTTACCCCACGTCCGCACCCCCACCGACATCTCGAAGCGCAGGTCGTCACCGCCCAGTGTCGTGCAGCGGTTGCCGGGGTGGATGACGACCTGCGGTGCGGTCCTGGGGTCGTCGGCGAACAGGTAGTGCTCGACACCTCGCGCGACGGCGAC contains:
- a CDS encoding cation:proton antiporter, encoding MTAFGFGTLALLVVGGLVGPLLAAVPRLRVPAVIGELLMGIMLGKTGFGVIDHAEPTFELLANIGFALVMFVVGTHVPVRDRQMWTAAPAAAVRAVLVGAVAAGLGVGLATFFGTGHAALYGVLMASSSAALALPIIDGLQLTGPPVLSVTAQIAIADTACIVLLPLVIDPSQAPRAALGALAIAVCAFVLYLVLRWANGKGLRKRLHRYSEKRKLALELRFSLAMLFGLAALAIGTHVSIMLAGFALGLVVAAIGEPRRLARQLFGVTEGFFGPLFFIWLGASLQVRDLGAHPEFIALGAALGAGAILAHAIGRLFKQPWTFAIFSAAQLGVPVAAATVGTEQHLLVPGEPAALMLGAIVTIAATSATGALAGRAAKPVHA
- a CDS encoding AraC family transcriptional regulator → MDALGGLLDGVRARGAFVLRLSLDPPWSMRIQDEAPLTLICVTRGSAVIVTESGATVDVGPGDVAVARGVEHYLFADDPRTAPQVVIHPGNRCTTLGGDDLRFEMSVGVRTWGNTASGADRAVICAYEGRSEVSSRLLEALPTVLVVRGETWRTPLVDLLADEAVRDGPGQAAYLDRLLDLLLMDVLRTWFDSDEQAPTWWHAERDPLVGPALRLVYNNPEHPWTVANLAAAVGSSRALFARRFTEQVGEPPISFLTGWRLALAADLLRASEDTIGSVARQVGYGTPFALSSAFKRRYGLSPNAFRADASPG